Within Flavobacterium pisciphilum, the genomic segment AACACGATGCAACCATCGTGTTTTTTTTATCTTTATTGTTCATAATTTGGTGTTAATTTGTTTTAAAACAGTAAATTTGACGCGACTTTTATAAAATTAAAAATTAAATGAGCGCATCACACAAGAACTTACATAGTAAGTTAACTTTCGGAGGTTTATTAATCACACTAGGGATAATTTATGGTGATATAGGAACCTCTCCTTTATATGTAATGAAAGCCATACTAGGCAAACATATAATTGATGCTGACATTGTTTTAGGTGGTATTTCATGTGTTTTTTGGACATTAACACTACAAACTACTATAAAATATGTGCTCATCACATTAAGTGCTGATAATCATGGCGAAGGTGGAATTTTTGCCTTATACGCTCTGGTTAAAAAAACAAAAATAAAGTGGTTAATCGTCCCCGCTATTATAGGAGGAAGTGCCTTACTTGCCGATGGTATTATTACACCACCAATATCGGTTTCTTCTGCTATTGAAGGAATTAAGACGTACTATCCGAGTATAAATACTGTTCCTATTGTTATAGCGATTTTATTCGTTTTATTTACAATACAGCAATTCGGAACCAAGTTAGTGGGTAAATTTTTTGCTCCAATGATGCTAATCTGGTTTACCATGCTTGGTGTTTTGGGAGTAATACAAATTGTACACCACCCTGAAGTTTTTAAAGCAATCAATCCTTATTACGCTTATCGTTTGTTATCTATCCATCCTGATGGTTTCTTTGTACTGGGCTTTGTATTCTTATGTACTACAGGAGCCGAGGCTTTGTACTCTGACATGGGACACTGTGGAAGAAAAAACATTCGTATTAGCTGGATATTTGTTAAATCGGCATTGGTTCTAAACTATTTTGGACAAGCTGCTTTTCTTATTCATCATGAAGGTCAAACGTTACAAGGTTTGGGCGGAAATGGAAATCCATTTTATTTAATCATGGCCGATTGGTTCCAACCTATCGGAATTGTTATCGCAACTCTTGCTGCAGTAATTGCTTCTCAAGCTCTTATTAGTGGTTCATTTACATTGATAAATGAAGCAATGCGATTGAATTTCTGGCCTAAAGTGAAGATAAAATATCCTACTGAGGTTAAAGGACAATTATACATTCCTTCTATCAACTGGTTGTTGTTCTTTGGTTGTGTTGGAATCGTATTGCACTTTGAAGAATCTGGAAAAATGGAGCATGCTTATGGTCTTGCAATTGTTTTATGTATGATCATGACAACTATTTTGCTTAATTTCTACTTGATTATGAAACGAGTAAAATTATACTTCATGGTTCCATTAATTACAATATACTTAGCAATCGAAATTAGTTTCTTAATTGCCAATGTAACTAAGTTTGCCGAAGGTGGTTACGTAACATTAATCATTGCTTCTGTTCTTATTTTGATTATGACAATTTGGTTCTTAGCTAAGAAAATCAATAAAAACTACACTAAGGTTATCAAAATTGAAGATTATAAAAAGGTGTTAATGGAATTGAGCGAAGATTTATCTATTCCGAAATATGCAACGCATTTAGTTTATATGACCAATGCTAGTCGTGTAGATGAACTTGAGGAAAAAGTTATTTACTCTATTTTGCAAAAACGCCCTAAAAGAGCCGACATCTATTGGTTTGTACACGTAAATATTTTAACTGAACCTTACAAAACACAGTATAAAGTAACCGAAATTGCTAAAGACGATATCTATAGAGTTGATTTTAATTTAGGATTTAGAGAACCTACCAAAATCAACTTGATGTTTAGAGAAGTTATTCGTGATATGGTAAAAAAAGGGGAAGTGGATATTACGAGCCGATACGAGTCTTTGAATAAAAATAATATTATTGGAGATTTCAAATTTGTACTATCTGAGAAATTCTTATCTAATGACAATGACTTAAGATGGCATGAAAATATTATCATGAACTCGTATTTCTTCATCAAGAAATTAAGTCTTTCTGAAGAACGCGCTTTTGGATTAGACAGTAGTTCTGTGAAAATTGAAAAATTCCCAATGGTGCTTCATGCTCCAGAAAACATAGGTTTAACTAGAGTACATTAAACCAAAATACACCTTACTTAAACACTCTTTTAATTCCTAAAAGAGTGTTTTTTTTTGGATGAAAAATATAAAAAG encodes:
- a CDS encoding KUP/HAK/KT family potassium transporter → MSASHKNLHSKLTFGGLLITLGIIYGDIGTSPLYVMKAILGKHIIDADIVLGGISCVFWTLTLQTTIKYVLITLSADNHGEGGIFALYALVKKTKIKWLIVPAIIGGSALLADGIITPPISVSSAIEGIKTYYPSINTVPIVIAILFVLFTIQQFGTKLVGKFFAPMMLIWFTMLGVLGVIQIVHHPEVFKAINPYYAYRLLSIHPDGFFVLGFVFLCTTGAEALYSDMGHCGRKNIRISWIFVKSALVLNYFGQAAFLIHHEGQTLQGLGGNGNPFYLIMADWFQPIGIVIATLAAVIASQALISGSFTLINEAMRLNFWPKVKIKYPTEVKGQLYIPSINWLLFFGCVGIVLHFEESGKMEHAYGLAIVLCMIMTTILLNFYLIMKRVKLYFMVPLITIYLAIEISFLIANVTKFAEGGYVTLIIASVLILIMTIWFLAKKINKNYTKVIKIEDYKKVLMELSEDLSIPKYATHLVYMTNASRVDELEEKVIYSILQKRPKRADIYWFVHVNILTEPYKTQYKVTEIAKDDIYRVDFNLGFREPTKINLMFREVIRDMVKKGEVDITSRYESLNKNNIIGDFKFVLSEKFLSNDNDLRWHENIIMNSYFFIKKLSLSEERAFGLDSSSVKIEKFPMVLHAPENIGLTRVH